The Tistrella mobilis genome window below encodes:
- a CDS encoding ExbD/TolR family protein, with protein MRLTRSRRRHGLAIGLTPLIDVVFILLLFFMLASSLADWRVLEVVMPEARPQATPPSSATARNLVVVAVAADGALSIDDEAVTPESLAQRLTARATADPTLRVHVRPVEAAPMQAVVSALEAAGQAGAASVEVRPR; from the coding sequence ATGCGCCTGACCCGCAGCCGCCGCCGTCATGGCCTGGCCATCGGCCTGACACCGCTGATCGACGTGGTCTTCATCCTGTTGCTGTTCTTCATGCTGGCCTCGTCGCTGGCCGACTGGCGCGTGCTTGAGGTGGTGATGCCCGAGGCCCGGCCGCAGGCAACCCCGCCGTCATCGGCCACGGCCCGCAATCTGGTGGTGGTTGCCGTGGCCGCTGATGGCGCGCTGTCGATCGACGACGAGGCAGTGACGCCCGAAAGCCTTGCCCAGCGCCTGACCGCCCGTGCGACGGCCGACCCGACGCTGCGCGTGCATGTGCGGCCGGTGGAGGCCGCGCCGATGCAGGCGGTGGTCTCGGCGCTGGAGGCAGCCGGGCAGGCCGGGGCGGCATCGGTGGAGGTGCGGCCAAGATGA
- a CDS encoding MotA/TolQ/ExbB proton channel family protein has translation MTGEPITPETAAPGDAAAAVPVTPATAVGSDPGSSAPVAMQAADPVPTTITAVPASVPAVASASAVDGGAPAAAAPVVPVQAGPTEVTQAPAAPAVANPAPVVPAPIAPTSTNPISAGQTSAAPTPATPTSAAPAAEAAPAATAVPGADATATGAGPAPASEAVTALPGMTQPGDTVATTEADGGTGSSTLDLLIAGGPIVGVLGVLSVIATAIILLKIWHFLSAGLGNGRKLARAVDRAVREGPEAGRAALDGVNHPGTDVIRTVLDGRLHGVPEPALREEAERIGLERVESLRSHLRALELMGGIAPLLGLLGTVLGMITVFQTLETAGSAVDPSQLSGGIWEALLTTAVGLIVAIPCVVAHAWLDRRVERAAHVIEDSATRLFVSRDMVRHAGEARRPAAIHGGAMTPDLRTTARAAGPSA, from the coding sequence ATGACCGGCGAACCCATCACCCCCGAGACCGCTGCACCCGGTGACGCGGCGGCGGCCGTGCCCGTCACGCCCGCAACAGCTGTCGGATCCGATCCCGGAAGCAGTGCACCGGTGGCGATGCAGGCCGCTGACCCTGTACCGACGACGATCACCGCCGTGCCCGCTTCGGTGCCGGCGGTGGCGTCCGCATCGGCCGTGGATGGCGGTGCTCCGGCGGCAGCGGCCCCGGTCGTTCCGGTTCAGGCTGGTCCGACGGAGGTGACCCAGGCTCCGGCTGCACCGGCCGTGGCCAATCCGGCCCCGGTTGTCCCGGCTCCGATCGCCCCGACGTCGACCAACCCGATTTCGGCCGGCCAGACGTCCGCCGCTCCGACACCCGCCACTCCGACCTCAGCCGCCCCTGCGGCAGAGGCTGCGCCTGCCGCCACCGCGGTCCCGGGCGCGGATGCCACCGCGACCGGAGCCGGACCCGCTCCGGCCAGCGAGGCGGTGACGGCATTGCCCGGCATGACCCAGCCGGGGGATACCGTCGCCACGACCGAAGCGGATGGCGGAACGGGTTCGTCCACGCTTGACCTGTTGATTGCCGGCGGCCCGATCGTGGGTGTGCTGGGTGTGCTGTCGGTGATTGCGACCGCGATCATCCTGCTCAAGATCTGGCATTTCCTCAGCGCCGGTCTGGGCAATGGCCGCAAGCTGGCCCGCGCGGTGGATCGCGCCGTGCGCGAAGGGCCCGAAGCCGGTCGGGCGGCGCTGGACGGTGTGAACCATCCCGGCACCGACGTGATCCGCACCGTGCTCGACGGCCGCCTGCACGGCGTGCCGGAACCTGCCCTGCGCGAAGAGGCAGAACGCATCGGCCTGGAGCGGGTGGAAAGCCTGCGCAGCCATCTGCGGGCGCTGGAGCTGATGGGCGGCATCGCGCCGCTGCTGGGCCTGCTGGGCACCGTACTCGGCATGATCACCGTGTTCCAGACGCTGGAGACCGCCGGCTCGGCGGTGGACCCCTCGCAGCTGTCGGGCGGCATCTGGGAGGCGCTGCTGACCACCGCGGTCGGCCTGATCGTCGCCATCCCCTGTGTCGTCGCCCATGCCTGGCTGGACCGGCGGGTGGAACGTGCGGCCCATGTGATCGAGGATTCCGCCACGCGGCTGTTCGTGTCGCGCGACATGGTCCGCCATGCGGGCGAGGCGCGGCGGCCTGCGGCCATCCATGGCGGCGCCATGACCCCCGATCTTCGGACGACCGCCCGCGCGGCCGGCCCTTCCGCCTGA
- a CDS encoding ExbD/TolR family protein — protein MRLRRQRAPYNSDDALIPLINVVFLLLVFFMVAGTITAGDAFRIEPARIAAEARKEAAEGRRVLLVGADGRYALDGETFNREDLAGQLGRVVQAAADRGQPLQPLAVKTDAAAPAGAAIAATEAARLAGFPGVVLLVQRVPK, from the coding sequence ATGAGACTGCGCCGGCAACGTGCCCCCTATAACAGCGATGACGCGCTGATTCCGCTGATCAACGTGGTGTTTCTGCTGTTGGTTTTCTTCATGGTCGCCGGCACGATCACCGCCGGAGACGCCTTCCGGATAGAGCCGGCGCGGATTGCAGCCGAGGCGCGCAAGGAAGCGGCCGAAGGGCGGCGCGTGTTGCTGGTCGGCGCCGATGGCCGTTATGCCCTGGATGGCGAGACCTTCAACCGCGAGGATCTGGCCGGGCAGCTGGGCCGGGTGGTTCAGGCAGCGGCCGATCGCGGCCAGCCCTTGCAGCCGCTGGCGGTGAAAACCGATGCCGCCGCGCCGGCGGGGGCGGCGATCGCCGCAACCGAAGCCGCCCGGCTGGCGGGCTTCCCCGGGGTGGTGCTACTGGTGCAGCGGGTGCCGAAATGA
- a CDS encoding outer membrane protein — MTRKLTVAAMAVAFCALPAFAYAQDVASEIALRRGGEPGWYGSLLGGANMETDTSFTSGLAGGKIEQEFKTGFGVLGAVGYDFGRVAQWGGFRTELEIGYRQNNIDSHSVGGVDQPDSNGKSKVWSGMLNVYHDFYLPASRLTPYLGLGVGGAFVEADGYSADGSPTLLDDDDTVLAYQAMLGASYALSPSMSLIGEYRYFGTEGVELTTTAADGARSSSDSYGSHNVMVGLRVNF; from the coding sequence ATGACCCGCAAGCTGACGGTGGCCGCGATGGCCGTCGCATTCTGCGCCCTCCCTGCCTTCGCATATGCGCAGGATGTCGCCAGTGAGATCGCGCTCCGGCGCGGTGGGGAGCCGGGTTGGTACGGCTCGCTGCTCGGCGGCGCCAATATGGAAACCGACACGAGCTTCACCTCGGGCCTTGCCGGCGGCAAGATCGAGCAGGAGTTCAAGACCGGCTTCGGCGTGCTCGGTGCGGTCGGTTATGATTTCGGTCGCGTCGCCCAGTGGGGCGGCTTCCGCACCGAACTCGAAATCGGCTATCGCCAGAACAATATCGACAGCCACAGTGTCGGCGGTGTTGACCAGCCGGACAGCAACGGCAAGTCCAAGGTCTGGTCGGGCATGCTGAACGTCTATCATGACTTCTACCTGCCGGCCTCGCGCCTGACCCCGTATCTGGGCCTGGGCGTCGGTGGTGCCTTTGTCGAGGCCGACGGCTATTCGGCCGATGGGTCGCCGACCCTGCTGGACGACGACGACACCGTGCTCGCCTATCAGGCGATGCTGGGCGCGTCTTACGCCCTCAGCCCCTCGATGTCGCTGATCGGCGAATATCGCTATTTCGGCACCGAGGGCGTGGAACTGACCACGACCGCAGCCGACGGCGCGCGCAGCAGCAGCGACAGCTACGGCTCGCACAATGTGATGGTCGGTCTGCGCGTCAACTTCTGA